From a single Calothrix sp. NIES-2098 genomic region:
- a CDS encoding serine/threonine protein kinase, protein MPWIAGQQLQNGKYVIEQVLGQGGFGITYKALHVELNQTVVIKTPNEYLSHDPEYDKYIERFIQEGQILARLSKDPHPHIVGVIDLFQEGDTHCLVMDFVEGENLFEAVKRRGALPEAEILSYICQIGKALMVVHQAGLVHRDAHPGNIMVRRNGKAVLIDFGIAKQVIPSTISSINKDGNEAFAPYEQKVRGSREPTVDVYCLAATLYYAVTGKCPATSLARKLDNASLKSPKQISPSISKELNQAILKGMALEAEDRPQSMQAWLAMLEAPKATPPPSVESVHRKEVVRSKAKLLELIPSKPSTKSFRIIPWSSLISVLLSYLLLGYLLAASNAPYIIWAVAVAGAVAWAVAAAVAVPWAVAAAGAVAVVVVGAGVVAWAVAGVVAGVVAWAAAAAATVVGEDLLESFSKFHTFLILASTSSLGLGLGWLGNRIFNTGT, encoded by the coding sequence ATGCCCTGGATAGCAGGACAACAATTGCAAAATGGCAAATATGTAATTGAGCAAGTTCTGGGACAGGGGGGATTCGGGATTACCTATAAGGCATTGCATGTTGAACTAAACCAGACAGTTGTAATTAAAACACCTAATGAATACCTCAGCCACGATCCAGAGTATGACAAGTACATAGAGAGATTTATCCAAGAAGGGCAGATACTTGCTCGTTTATCTAAAGACCCCCATCCTCATATTGTGGGAGTAATTGATTTGTTTCAAGAAGGTGATACCCACTGTTTGGTAATGGACTTTGTTGAGGGAGAAAATTTGTTTGAAGCAGTGAAGCGTAGGGGGGCATTACCAGAAGCAGAGATTTTATCCTACATCTGCCAGATTGGGAAAGCTTTGATGGTAGTGCATCAAGCAGGGTTAGTACATAGAGATGCCCACCCTGGAAATATCATGGTGCGGAGAAATGGCAAAGCGGTTTTAATTGACTTTGGAATTGCTAAACAGGTAATTCCCTCAACTATCAGTTCTATTAACAAGGATGGTAATGAAGCCTTTGCGCCCTATGAGCAGAAGGTCAGAGGTAGTCGGGAGCCAACAGTGGATGTTTACTGTCTGGCTGCTACACTTTATTATGCAGTGACAGGTAAATGCCCTGCAACTTCTCTAGCTCGCAAGCTCGATAATGCTTCCCTGAAATCACCTAAGCAAATTAGTCCAAGCATTAGCAAGGAATTAAATCAGGCAATTCTCAAAGGCATGGCGCTGGAAGCAGAAGACCGCCCTCAGTCAATGCAGGCATGGTTGGCAATGTTAGAAGCACCAAAAGCAACACCTCCACCATCTGTTGAGTCAGTTCATAGAAAAGAAGTTGTTCGTTCCAAAGCCAAGCTATTAGAGCTAATTCCAAGTAAACCAAGTACTAAATCATTTAGAATTATTCCTTGGAGCTCGTTGATCAGTGTATTACTAAGCTACCTATTGCTAGGCTACTTATTAGCCGCGTCTAACGCTCCGTACATAATTTGGGCTGTGGCTGTGGCTGGGGCTGTGGCTTGGGCTGTGGCTGCGGCTGTAGCTGTGCCTTGGGCCGTGGCTGCGGCTGGGGCTGTGGCTGTGGTTGTGGTTGGGGCTGGAGTTGTGGCTTGGGCTGTGGCTGGGGTTGTGGCTGGAGTTGTGGCTTGGGCTGCGGCTGCGGCTGCGACTGTGGTTGGAGAAGACTTACTAGAATCTTTTAGCAAATTTCATACTTTTCTAATTTTAGCTAGCACTTCTAGTCTAGGCTTGGGTTTAGGATGGTTAGGAAATAGGATTTTTAATACAGGTACATAG
- a CDS encoding protein kinase: protein MAWVAGDQLQGGKYTIERELGRGRFGITYLVKNKNGDRLVIKTLNDSLLNSLSQEDRARLETMFWQEAVKLSRCRHEHIVQVAEPFKENEHWCLVMEYVDGISLADRRQPILAEPEALRYIQQIGEALIVVHENRLIHRDVHPGNIFLRVRNGQAEAVLIDFGLALDFDHILTTNRTKETSEGFTPPELYAQYTKPTGAYSDIYSLAATLYVLITGKTPVSALKRKIDNAPLVEPKKYNPQISDRTNRAILTGMKLDPKQRSQSMREWLDSLGLIGETPQPEQTVTSHTNLNREKNINWTAIAAIGTLLSGIAALIALTPLIHSSPSSKPSSTSTPSLSPSPISTKKP, encoded by the coding sequence ATGGCTTGGGTAGCTGGCGATCAATTGCAAGGTGGTAAATACACTATTGAAAGGGAATTGGGAAGGGGACGCTTTGGCATCACTTATTTGGTGAAAAATAAAAATGGCGATCGCTTAGTCATTAAAACTTTAAACGATAGCTTGCTTAATTCCCTAAGCCAAGAGGATCGCGCACGACTGGAAACAATGTTTTGGCAGGAAGCGGTAAAACTAAGTCGTTGTCGCCATGAGCATATTGTGCAGGTTGCAGAACCTTTTAAGGAAAATGAGCATTGGTGTCTGGTAATGGAATATGTAGATGGAATAAGTTTGGCTGATCGTCGCCAACCAATACTTGCAGAACCAGAAGCACTACGCTATATCCAACAAATTGGAGAAGCTTTGATAGTGGTACATGAAAATCGGTTGATTCACCGAGATGTACACCCAGGAAATATATTTTTGCGGGTGCGAAATGGACAAGCAGAAGCAGTACTGATCGATTTTGGTTTAGCTCTCGACTTTGACCATATCTTAACTACAAACAGAACTAAAGAAACTTCTGAAGGATTTACACCACCTGAACTTTACGCTCAATATACCAAACCTACTGGGGCTTATAGTGATATTTATTCTTTGGCAGCAACTCTGTATGTACTGATTACTGGAAAAACACCAGTTAGTGCGCTCAAACGCAAGATAGATAATGCTCCATTAGTGGAACCAAAAAAATACAATCCTCAGATTAGCGATCGCACCAACCGCGCAATTTTAACAGGTATGAAGCTAGATCCCAAACAGCGATCGCAATCAATGCGCGAATGGCTAGATTCTTTGGGCTTGATTGGGGAAACTCCTCAGCCTGAGCAAACTGTAACATCTCATACCAACTTAAATCGGGAGAAAAATATTAATTGGACAGCGATCGCAGCTATTGGCACCTTACTTTCAGGCATTGCTGCTTTGATTGCTTTGACTCCTTTGATTCATAGTTCCCCTAGTTCCAAACCATCTTCTACCAGTACACCGTCACTGTCTCCCAGTCCGATATCTACCAAAAAACCGTAA